Within the Pseudomonas putida genome, the region AATGCCATCCAGGCGTGCAACAAGGCCGGCAAGTACATCGGTATTTGTGGGCAGGGCCCGTCGGACCACCCGGACCTCGCCAAGTGGCTGATGGAACAAGGCATCGAAAGCGTATCGCTGAACCCGGACTCGGTACTCGAGACCTGGTTCTTCCTGGCCGAAGGCCAGGGCGCGGCCTGATGCAGTAAATGCGGGGGCACCTCTGGTGTGCCCCCGCCTGGTTTTTTCCAGGGCGAGTTCCAGCGATGGACCCCGCCCTTTTTTGTGCACCAAGCAAACCTTATGCAAAGCAGCAGTGTTCTATTTCCCGTGGCCTTGCTCAGTGCCGAGCGCCGCGGCGACCTCAGTGAAGACGTCTACCGGATCAAGGCCGGCAACAGCCCTGATCCGAGCGTGGAGCTGGCCTTGACCCGCCTGGGCCTGGCGGACCAGGCGGGCGCCCAAGGCGTGCCGGTGATCCTCCTGCACGGCAGTTTTTCCAATCGGCGCTTCTGGTATTCGCCCAAGGGCATTGGCCTGGGGGCTTACCTGGTGCGTGCGGGTTTCGATGTGTGGATCCCTGAGATGCGCGGTCACGGGCTGTCGCCGCGCAACCACGATTGGCGGCACAACCGGGTCGCTGACTATGCCCGCTATGATTTGCCGCTGATCGCGGCCTTCGTTGAGGAGCAGTCCGGCACCGCACCTCACTGGATTGGCCATTCGCTTGGCGGTACCACCTTGGCGGCAGCGCTTGGCGGTGGTTTCCTGGATGCCAGGCAGGTCGCCAGTGCCGCGTTTTTCGGCACGCAGATCAGCCGGGTGTACTGGCCGTTGAAGGTGCCGCCCGTGGCTTGGGGCGCCAAGCTGCTGCTCAAGCGTTGGGGGCAGATTTCCGGGCCGCGGTTCAAGCGTGGGCCTGAGGACGAACCGATTGGTCTGGCGCTGGAAAGCATGCGTTGGCATGGCCTGTTTGGCCGCTTCGGTGACAAGGACAGTGACTGGTGGGCGGGGCTCGCGGAGGTGGATGTGCCGGTGCTGGCAGTGGCTGGCGCGGGAGACTTCCAAGACCCGGTGTGGGCTTGTCGCAAGCTGTTCGATCAGTTGGGGGGTGAGCGCAAGCAGTTCCTCAGGCTGGGCCGCGAGGAAGGCTTCGAGGCGTTCGGGCATGTCGACATGCTGGTGAGCAAGGCGGCGCAGGCGCAGGTGTGGCCATTGGTGGAGCGCTGGTTGCGCCAGCCGTTGCTGCCGGTGCACGAGGCGACCGTGGTTGCCGAGCCTGTGCCGGTAAGCTGATTTTCTGCTGGTTGTGGTGGCCCGTGCGGGCCACGGCAGGCGAAATACAGATGACCGAGCAGTCCCGGATGACTGCGACAGCCTCCCCGGTGTAGCCTTGGCAGACACCCGCTTTCGTTGTGACTGACAGGAGCTTCCCATGCAGCATTACGTAACGCCCGACCTGTGCGACGCCTACCCCGACCTGGTCCAGGTGCTGGAACCGATGTTCAGCAACTTCGGTGGCCGCGATTCATTCGGTGGCCAGATCGTTACCATCAAGTGCTTCGAGGACAACTCGCGGGTCAAGGAGCAGGTCGAGCTCGACGGCAAGGGCAAGGTTCTGGTGGTCGATGGCGGCGGTTCGCTGCGCTGCGCGTTGCTCGGTGACATGCTTGCCGAAAAGGCTGCCAAAAACGGCTGGGAAGGCCTGGTGATCTATGGCTGCGTGCGTGACGTCGATGTGCTGATCCAGACCAGCGTCGGTGTGCAGGCGTTGGCCAGCCATCCGATGAAGACCGACAAGCGCGGCATAGGCGACCTCAATGTGGCCGTGACCTTCGCCGGCGTGACGTTCCGCCCTGGCGAGTATGTGTATGCCGACAACAATGGTGTGATCGTCTCGCCAAGCCCGCTGGAAATGCCGCAGTGATGCGCCGCACGCGCTGATGGAGCTTTGATGTTCGAGGAAGACAACGCGCAGTGGGGCTTGGTGCACGCCCTGGTGCTCGATGGCAAAGGCGGCGCGCGCTCGATCCCCCGGACCGAGCTGGACGACCTGCAATTGCAGCCACAGGAGAGCCTGTGGCTGCACTGGGACCGCAGTCATCCCCAAACCCGTACCTGGCTGCTGCAAGAGAGCGGGCTGAGTGAGTTCGCCTGCGAGCTGCTGCTGGAGGAAAACACCCGGCCGCGCCTGCTGCCGCTGGCCGATGAACAGCTGCTGCTGTTTTTGCGAGGGGTGAATCTCAACCCGGGCGCCGAGCCTGAAGACATGGTGTCGGTACGTATTTTTGCTCAGGCGCGGCGGGTGATTTCGTTGCGCTTGCGGCCTTTGCGCGCCAGTGACGAAATTCTGCGTCTGCTGGACGAGGGGAGGGGGCCAACGTCGGCCTCCGAGCTGCTGCTGTTGATGGGCGAATTGCTCACCGAGAAAGTCCAGGGTCTAGTCAACGATCTGTCGGAACTGGTCGATCTGGAGGAAGAGAAAGTCGAATCCGACGAACGGTATAGTCCTGAGCATGGCAGCTTGCAACAGATTCGTCGTCGGGCCGCTGGCCTGCGGCGTTTTCTCGCCCCACAGCGGGAAATCTATGCCCAGCTGTCGCGCAGCCGGTGGAGTTGGTTCGCCGATGCGGACGCTGACTACTGGAACGAGCTGAACAACAGCCTGATCCGCTACCTCGAGGAGCTGGAGCTGGCCCGTGAGCGCGCCGCGCTGGTCCTGGAAAGTGAGGACCGGCGGCGCAGCGAGCGGATGAACCGGACCATGTACCGCTTTGGCATCATCACCTGCATTTTCCTGCCCATGAGCTTCGTCACCGGGTTGCTGGGGATCAATGTCGGCGGCATTCCGGGGGCGGAAAACCCCTATGGTTTCCTGCTTGCCTGCATCGTCGTGCTCGGCCTTGCGGTGGGGCAGTGGTGGCTGTTCAGACGGCTGCGGTGGGTTTGAATGCTAATTGGAATGTACCGGGCTTATCGCCGGCAAACCGCCCCCTGCATCGGCCGATGTGTGACCCATCGCCCGCCGCCCTCGTCTCTGACTGACATTGCGCGAGGTGCACATGCACGATCCGTTTGAACAATCCCTGCGTGACCTGCTCAACGCGTCGCCATCCGGTGAAGACCGGGACGACGCTGCGTGCCTGGGTCGCGTGCTGAAAACCGCCAACCGCCAGGTCGGCGCCGGTGACCTGTTCAGCCTGCTTGGCCGTTGGAGCCAGGCGCTGCTGATCGCCGTGAACAATGGCTCGGCGCATGTCGCGCCGGTGCGCCGCACTTCTGCCCGTAACGCTGCCGCTGGTAGCAAAGCTGATAAGGCCGATTGAATATGGAACTCGATCTCTGGACCCAGAGCCTGGTCACTGCCATGACCGCCCTATGGACCAAGGTGGCGAACTTCATCCCCAACCTGTTCGGCGCGCTGGTCGTGGTGCTGCTCGGTTTCGTGGTGGCCAAGCTGCTCGATACGCTGCTGTCCAAGCTGCTGGCCAAGTTCGGCCTGGACCGCCTGATGGCTGGTACCGGCCTGACCAAAATGCTCAGCCGTGGCGGCATTCAGGTGCCGATCTCGACCTTGATCGGCAAGATCGTCTACTGGTTCGTCTTGCTGATTTTCCTGGTTTCTGCCGCCGAATCCCTTGGCCTTGAGCGGGTGTCTGCCACCCTCGACATGCTCGCCCTGTACCTGCCCAAGGTGTTTGGCGCGGCGTTGGTGCTGTTGGTGGGCGTGCTGCTGGCGCAAGTGGCCAATGGCCTGGTGCGTGGTGCCGCCGAAGGCATCGGCCTCGAGTATTCCGCAGGGCTTGGGCGCATCACCCAAGGCCTGGTGATCATCATCAGCATCTCGGTGGCGATCAGCCAGCTTGAGGTCAAGACCGACCTGCTCAACCACGTGATCGTGATCGGGCTGATTACCGTTGGTCTGGCCGTTGCGCTTGCGATGGGGCTCGGCAGTCGTGAAATCGCTGGGCAGATTCTGGCCGGTATCTATGTGCGTGAGCTTTACCAGGTCGGCCAGCAGGTGCGAATTGGAGAGGTCGAGGGGCAGATCGAGGAGATCGGCACGGTCAAGACGACGTTGCTGACCGATGATGGCGAATTAGTGTCGCTGGCTAATCGAGTGTTGCTCGAGCAGCGCGTCAATAGCCGCTAATTGCCCAAAAGCTGTTAATGTATGCCGCCGCTGAAATCCGCCCACGTGGCCGAGCGGTGACATTGACCTGACTGTCGGCCAGATCCGTTTTGAATAAAGTTCATTCGCCGCCCATGCGTTACGACCCGCGCGAGCTCACCGACGAGGAGTTGGTGGCGCGTTCGCATGAGGAGCTGTACCACGTTACCCGCGCCTATGAAGAGCTCATGCGGCGCTACCAGCGGACCCTGTTCAACGTGTGCGCGCGTTATCTGGGGAACGACCGGGATGCTGACGATGTCTGTCAGGAGGTGATGCTCAAGGTGCTTTACGGTCTGAAGAACTTCGAGGGTAAATCCAAGTTCAAGACCTGGCTCTACAGCATTACCTATAACGAATGCATCACCCAGTACCGCAAGGAGCGCCGCAAACGTCGGTTGATGGATGCCTTGAGTCTTGACCCTGTTGAAGAGGCGTCTGAAGACAAGGCACCGAAACCCGAAGAAAAGGGCGGTCTGGACAAGTGGCTGGTGTATGTGAACCCGATCGATCGGGAAATTCTGGTGCTGCGCTTTGTCGCGGAACTGGAGTTTCAGGAGATCGCGGATATCATGCACATGGGCCTGAGCGCGACGAAAATGCGCTACAAGCGCGCGCTGGACAAGCTTCGAGAGAAATTTGCAGGTTTGGATGAAACTTAGCCCCTTGCGAATATCTCTAACGAATCGGCGAGTTCTGCTAGACTTGCCGTCGAGTTGTCCGCCGGATTTTGGTGGGACTGCTTAACTATCACCAGATGGGGATTTAACGGATGAAATTGAAAAACACCTTGGGCTTGGCCATTGGCTCGCTCGTAGCAGCTACTTCGTTCGGCGTTCTGGCTCAAGGCCAAGGCGCTGTCGAGATCGAAGGCAACGTCACCAAGCAGTACTACGACAGCGAGCGTAACTTCAAGAACGACGGCACCAATCCTGGTGTTCGCCTCGGTTACTTCCTGACCGACGACGTCTCCCTGGACCTGGGCTACAACGAGACTCACAACGCTCGTGGCGAAGTCTTCAACAAAGACATCAAAGGTTCCAAAGCCAAGCTCGACGCTACCTACCACTTCGGTACCGTTGGCGACGCTCTGCGTCCGTACGTTTCCGCTGGTTTCGCTCACGAGAGCCTGGGCCAGGCCACTCGTAGCGGCCGTGACCACTCCACCTTCGCCAACGTTGGCGCTGGCGCCAAGTGGTACATCACCGACATGTTCTTCGCCCGTGCTGGCGTTGAAGCCATGTACAACATCGACAACGGCAACACCGAGTGGGGCCCAACCGTTGGTGTGGGTCTGAACTTCGGTGGCAGCGGTGGCAAAGTTGCTCCGGCTCCAGCCCCAGTTGCTGAAGTCTGCTCCGACAGCGACAACGACGGCGTTTGCGACAACGTCGACAAGTGCCCAGACACCCCAGCCAACGTTACCGTTGACGCTGATGGCTGCCCGGCTGTTGCCGAAGTCGTTCGCGTTGAGCTGGACGTCAAGTTCGACTTCGACAAGTCGGTCGTCAAGCCTAACAGCTACGGCGACATCAAGAACCTGGCTGACTTCATGAAGCAGTACCCACAAACCACCACCGTGGTTGAAGGTCACACTGACTCCGTGGGCCCAGACGCTTACAACCAGAAGCTGTCCGAGCGTCGCGCCAACGCTGTTAAAGAAGTGCTGACCCAGCAGTACGGTGTTGAGTCGACTCGCGTTGACTCGGTTGGCTACGGCGAAACCCGTCCGGTTGCCGACAACGCCACCGAAGAAGGCCGTGCTGTCAACCGTCGCGTTGAAGCTCAGGTAGAAGCCCAAGCCAAGTAATTGGTTGAAGCTTCAATGAAAAACCCGGCCTCGGCCGGGTTTTTCTTTATCTGCAATGTGTAGTTTCCAGGCAAGCCTTCAGGCCTAAAAACACCGCATCACCCGGCTGCCGCGATCCACGGATGAGCCATCACGTTCCCTGCCACCTCGCCAATCACCAGTATCGCCGGGCTGCGCAAGTTGAATGCTCGTGCATCCTCCAGCATACCCCGCAGGTCGCTGCGCCACTCGCGCTGCTCGGGCAGTGACGCGTTCTCGATCATCGCCACCGGCATCCCCGGTGCCATGCCGCCGTCCAGCAAGCCCTGGCGGATCTGCTCCAGCCGCGCAACGCCCATGTACACCACCAGGGTCGTGCCACCCTGTGCCAGCGCGGCCCAGTTCAGCGCGCTGTCATCCAGTGTGTGTGCGGTCACCAGCGTTACCCCACGGCTAATCCCGCGAGCGGTTAGCGAGATGCCACACTGGGTCGCGCCGGCCAGGCCAGCAGTGATGCCATTGACCACTTCGACCTCGATGCCATGCCCTTGCAGCCACGAAGCCTCCTCGCCGCCACGGCCAAAAATGCACGGGTCGCCGCCTTTGAGCCGCACGACGCAGCGGCCTTGCCGCGCATGGCGCAGCATCAGGCGCTGAATGAACGCCTGGGGTGTGGAGCGGCAGCCCCCCCGTTTGCCCACGGCAATCACCCGTGCCTGTGGGCAGTGGTCCAGCACGGCCGGGTTGACCAGGTCGTCGATCATCACCACATGCGCCTGTTGCAGTGCACGCACCGCTTTGAGGGTGAGCAGTTCGGGGTCACCGGGGCCGGCACCGACCAGCCAGACTTTTGCATTCATCAGGGTTTCCTCATGGGCAAGGCGTGCTCAGCCCTTGAACAGGCTGAACAGCAATATCAGGTTGAGCAACAGCGACAGTAGGGCCAGGGTGCGCCAGACCTTCAGCGGCTCGCGTTCCAGCAATGGGCGTGGATGGCTGTGCAGCGTCTGGCGGTCACCACGTTCGAGCAGCAGTAACCACTGTTCGGCGGTTTCGAAGCGTTGCGCCGGGTCCGTGGCCACGGCTTGTTGCAGGTTGTGCTGCAGCCACTCTGGCAAGTCGGGGCGATAGCGCGCCGCATTGACCGGTTGGCCAAAGCGTGGGCGCTGGAAGGCTTCGACCTCCCCATAGGGGTAATGCCCGGTCAGCAGGTGGTAGAGCGTCACTCCCGCGGCATACAGGTCTTGGCGCGGGCTCGGCGGCTGGCCTTCGAAGGCTTCCGGGGCGATGTAGGAGGGCGTGCCGGGTAGTTCGTGGCATGGGTCTTCGGACAGCCCCGGGCAGTACGCCAGGCCGAAGTCCAGCAGGCGCAGTTGGCCGTCTGTGCCCAGGTGCAGGTTGTCGGGCTTGATGTCACGGTGCAGCAGGTTGCGCCGGTGCAGCACGCCGACGGCCTGCAGTAACTGGCGCGCCACTTCCAGCCACTGGGCCAGCGGCAACGGGCCCTGCTCGGCCAGTTGTGCGGCGAGGGTTCGACCGCTGTGCTCGCGCATCACGTAGTACAGGTGCTGGCGCTGGCTGGCGGCGTGCAGTTCGGGGAAATGGCGGCCGGCTACGCGGCGCAGGAACCATTCCTCGAGCAACAGCGCCTGTGCAGCACCCGGCTCCTGTTCGCGTTCGGCAGGCAGGGTTTTCAGTAGCCACGGCTGGCCTTGGCCGTCGCGCACGCGGTACAACAGCGATTGGCGACTGTGCGCCAGCCGCGCCTCGACCTGCCAGCCATCGATTACCTGGCCGTCGCGCAGTTCGCGGGGCAACGGCCATTGCTGCAGTTGGACCAAGGTGTCGCCAAGGTTGGCCGTACCCACTTGTTCGATCCGTACCAGCAGGGCACTGGCATTGTCCTGGCTGCCATGGTGATGGGCGCTGGCGACCAGTGTATCTGCAGCCAGTTGCAAGTCGGGTTGCTCACGCAGCACGGCCTTGATGTGCTGGTCACCCAGGCTGGCCCACACGCCGTCACTGAGCAACAGGTAGCATTCGCCTGGCTGCAGTTCACCGTCCAGGTAGTCCACCAGCAGGTGTTGGTCCAGGCCCAGCGCCCGTTTGAGCACATGCTGCATGCCGGGTTGGTCCCACACATGGTCTTCACTCAGGCACTGCAGGTGGCCGTGGTGCCAGCGATAGGCGCGGCAATCGCCGACGTGTGCCAAGGTGAAGCGGCGCCCGCGCAGCACCAGCGCACTGAGCGTGGTCAGTAGCGGCTGGCTGCCCTGAGCGCGCAGCCAGCGGTTCTGCGCCGACAGCAGGCGGTCCAGTGCCTGCGCCACGCTCCAGGTTGCGGGGGTGGCGTAGTAATCCATGGCCAGGGCCTGCAGGCTGGCCCGGGCCGCAAGGCCTCCGTCAGCACAGTGGCTGACGCCGTCGGCAAGGGCGAACAGGTAGCCCTTGCTGGCGGCAAGCTCGGGCGCCGGGGTTACCAGGCGCAAGGCGTCCTGGTTTTCCTCGCGCGGGCCGGTGGCGCTGGCCTGGGCGAAACTCAGTTGCAGGCTCATCGGTTCGCCTCAGACCCGCGCCGCAGTGACCGCGGCAGAGCCCCAGGTGGTGCGCCAGCGCTGCTTGACCCCGTGCAGCCCGAACCAGGCCAGCAGGCCCAGGCTAGCGAACAGCCACAGGCCCATCTGGTAGTCACCGGTGTGCTGCTTGATGGTGCCGAGCCCGGCCGCCAGCAGGAAGCCGCCGATGCCGCCAGCCATGCCGATCAGCCCGGTCATCACACCGATCTCCTGGCGGAAGCGTTGCGGGACCAACTGGAACACCGCGCCGTTGCCCGCGCCCAAGCCAAGCATGGCACTGACGAACAACGCCAGGGCCGCGGTGGCGCTGGGCAGGTTGAAGCCCACGGCAGCGATGCAGATGGCGGCCACGCTGTACATGCCAAGCAGGGTGCGGATGCCCCCGAAACGGTCAGCCAGGGCGCCGCCCAGCGGGCGCATCAGGCTACCGGCGAACACGCAGGCGGCGGTGTAGTAGCCTGCGGTGATCGGGCTGAGGCCATACTGGTCGCTGAAATAGCCGGGCAGGGCGCTGGCCAGGCCGATGAAGCCGCCGAAGGTGACGCTGTAGAAGAACATGAACCACCAGCTGTCGCGATCACCCAGCGCCTTGAGGTAGTCGGCCATGGCCTTTGGCTTGGGCCGTTGTGGTGCATTACGCGCGAGCAGGGCGAACACGACCACCGTTAGCAGCAGCGGGATCACGGCGAAACCGAACACATTGTTCCAGCCAAAGCCTGCAGCCAGCACCGGGGCCAGCAACGCGGCGAAGACGGTGCCGGAGTTGCCTGCGCCAGCGATGCCCATCGCCTTGCCCTGATGCTGCGGCGGATACCATTGCGAGGCCAGCGGCAGCGACACGGCGAACGAGGCGCCGGCAACGCCGAGGAACACGCCGAGCAGCAGGGCTTGTTCGAAGCTGTGCACGCCCAGGTACCAGGCGCAGGCCAGGGCGACAATGACGATGACCTGGCCGATCAGCCCGGCGGTTTTCGGTGAGAGGCGGTCGACCAGCAGCCCCATGACGAAGCGCAGCACGGCACCGGCGAGGATGGGTGTCGCGACCATCAGGCCCCGCTGTTGTGCACTCAGTTGCAGGTCGGCGGCGATCTGGACGGCCAGCGGGCCGAGCAGGTACCACACCATGAAGCTCAGGTCGAAATACAGGAACGCAGCGAACAGCGTGGGCACATGCCCGGATTTCCAGAAGCTGGTACTCATCGAACACCTCACTCGGCAATGCAACGGAAACGAAAAGACGCCGCTACCCGGTCCACTGGCGTGGAGGGGTGAGCGACGTCTTTGTCGGGGTTTGTGGGCAACCGCCGTTGGCTACCGGTGCGATATCTTCAGCAAGAGCTGGGCCAACATTGTACGGCCGCTGCCTAGCCCAGCATCTCGTGCATGGCGATGATCTGCTCAGCCACCTGGATCAGCTTCTGCTGGCGGCTCATGGCCTGACGGCGCATCAGGGTGTACGCCTGTTCTTCATTACAGTCTTTCATTTTCATCAACAGGCCCTTGGCCTGCTCGATACGCTTGCGCTCGGCCAGTTGCTGGTCGCGGGCCTGCAGCTGGGCCTTGAGCGCCTGGTCGCTCTCGAAGCGGGCCATGGCTACATCCAGGATGGGCTGCAAGCGGGCGGCGTGAATACCCTCGACGATGTACGCGCTGACCCCGGCCTGGATCGCCTGGCGCATCACCCCGGGGTCATGCTCGTCGGTGAACAGCACAATTGGCCGTGGCTGGTCGCGGCTGACCATCACCACCTGTTCCATCACGTCGCGGTCGGGTGAATCGGTATCGATCAATACCACGTCCGGGTGCACCATTTCGACGCAGGCCGGCAGGTCGATGGTTAAGTCTGGCGCCTCGATCACCTCGAAGCCGGCCTCGCGCAGTGCAGCCTTGAGGCGGCCGAGTTTGTTCTGGGTATCGTCGATCAGCAGGATGCGCAGCATGGCGGTGCCCCTCACAGGCCGATACGGGCATCGGGCGTATCGCCCAAGGCGTGCAGGCTGAAGCTGCGGGCATAAGCGTAGGGGTCGCTGCCATCCCAACCGATACCGTCGATCAGCACGCTGCTGCGCATCGGCGTGCCAGGGCAAGCCACGCCGAGTGCATCGGCGGCTTGCTGGTAAAGCGCCAGCTGCTGGACCTGGCGCGCGACGCCGAGGTAGTCGGGATCATCGCGCAGCAGCCCCCAGCGACGGAACTGGGTCATGAACCACATGCCATCGGACAGGTAAGGCACATTGGCCCGCCCCTGATCGAACAGGCGCAGGGCATGCGGGTCCTGCCAGTGGTTGCCAAGGCCGTCCTGATACACCCCGAGCAGGCGCGGTTCGACGTTTTCAAGGGGCGTATCCAGGTAGGCGCTGCTACTGAGCAGCTGCGCGGTGCCGTGGCGATTTTCCTGGCTTTGTTCAATGAAGCGGCTGGCGGCGAGGATCGCTTTGATCAGCGCCCGGGCGCTGTTGGGGTATTGCTCGGCGAAGGTGCGGGCGCAGGCCAGGACCTTTTCCGGGTGGTCGGCCCAGATCGACTGGCTGGTGGCCAAGGTAAAACCCTGGCCCTGCGCCACGGCGGCGGCGGCCCAGGGTTCACCGACGCAGAAGCCATCGATACGGCCAGCCTGGATGTGCGCCATCATCTGCGCCGGTGGCACCACCACGCTGTTGACGTCGTGCAGGGGGTGAATACCTTGGCTTGCCAGCCAGTAATACAGCCACATGGCATGGGTGCCAGTGGGGAAGGTCTGGGCGAAGGTCAGTTTTGCACCCTGCTGGTGCACTTGGCGTGCCAGTGCTTCAGGTGTGGTCACGCCCTTGCGTTGAAGTGCGGGGGACAGGTTGATGGCCTGGGCATTCTGGTTCAGCCCCATGAGCACCGCCATGTCCCTGGCCGGTACCCCGCCGATGCCCAGGTGCACGGCATAGACCAGGCCATAGAGGCAATGCGCGGCATCCAGTTCACCGCTGGCCAGTTTGTCCCGCAGGCCTGCCCATGAGCCCTGGCGTTTGAGGTTCAGGGTCAGGCCGTGTTGCTGGGCGAAGCCCTGGGTGGCTGCGACCACCACCGACGCACAATCGGTCAATGCCATGAAACCGATGTCGAGGCTGGTTTTTTCGGGTGCGTCGCTGCCGTTGACCCATGCCAGGGGTGATGTATTCACGTAGATCCTCGCCTGTACTGAATAGGCTGTGTACAGGCGATGTAGCAACGCATGTGCCAAGGCGCTGTCATGCCGGCCGCACGCTGGCTATAATCGCACCCTCACTCACCCCGAGCCTTGCCCGCCCATGTATACCCTGGCCCGCCAGCTGTTGTTCAAGCTTTCCCCGGAAACCTCCCATGACCTGTCCCTGGACCTGATCGGCGCCGGTGGCCGCCTCGGGCTCAACGGCGTGCTGTGCAAGCAGCCGGCGGCATTGCCGGTGTCGGTGATGGGCTTGAACTTCGCCAACCCGGTTGGGCTGGCGGCAGGCCTGGACAAGAATGGCGCGGCCATCGATGGCTTTGCCCAGCTGGGCTTCGGTTTTGTCGAGATCGGCACCGTGACCCCGCGAGCGCAGCCGGGCAACCCGAAGCCGCGTTTGTTCCGCCTGCCAGAGGCAACGGCAATCATCAACCGCATGGGCTTCAACAACCTGGGCGTCGATCACCTGCTCGAGCGGGTGCGCGCCGCGCGTTACAGCGGCGTGCTGGGCATCAACATCGGCAAGAACTTCGACACCCCGGTTGAGCGCGCGGTCGACGATTACCTGATCTGCCTGAACAAGGTCTATGGCCACGCCAGCTACATAACGGTGAACATCAGCTCGCCCAATACCCCGGGCCTTCGCAGCCTGCAGTTCGGTGATTCGCTCAAGCAACTGCTCGATGCCCTGGCCGAGCGCCGCGAACAGCTGGCTGGCGAGCATGGCAAGCGTGTACCGCTGGCGATAAAGATCGCGCCGGACATGAGTGATGAAGAAACTGCGCTGGTGGCAGCAACGCTGATGGAATCGGGCATGGATGCGGTGATCGCCACCAACACCACCATGGGCCGTGAAGGCGTTGAAAACCTGCCGTATGGCGGGGAGGCGGGCGGCCTTTCCGGTGCACCGGTGCTGGAAAAGAGCACCCATATCGTCAAGGTCTTGTCGGCCGAGCTCAACGGCAAGATGCCGATCATCGCTGCCGGTGGTATCACCGAAGGCCGTCACGCCGCAGAGAAGATCGCCGCTGGCGCGAGCCTGGTGCAGATCTACTCAGGCTTCATCTATAAAGGGCCGGCGCTGATCCGTGAAGCGGTGGATGCGATCGCTGCCATGCCGCGGGCATGATCACGCAGGCATAAAAAAGGGCCCCATCAAGGGGCCCCTGGGCCTTAGCCCGCCGCCCGGATGGGGCGTGCATGGTGACTCGAATTCAGTATCCTCGTTCAGCCAACGGCGTGATTTTCGTTGAGTCTATGGATGCCAGCGGTGCCAGTCATTCCGTCCCAGTTATCACCGCGACCTTCACGCCAGCCGTTGATCCAGGCTTGGCGAACAGAAGGAAGATTGAAGGGGCAAAGTTCGCGGGATTTGCCGGTGACCCCGTATTGGTAGCCACGTGAATATGCTCTTTCCAACGGATCACGCTTAAGTCTTCTCATAGGGTGCTGCCCTCACTTGTTGACTGTAATGTCCCGTCGGCCTCTCCGAGGCCGGGCAGAGTCTTTCTGCCGGTTTGCGCCCGCTGCCGGCGTGGCGGGCTGAAAGTGCCGCCTCGTTGCGAAGCGGCCTGAGACCAGTTCTAACGAATGCGAGTCACCGAGGGAATGATCGATTTGTCATAAGGACGTAACGTTTCCAAGGGTGAGGGGATAAGTAAATAAATGCGACTCAACCTTGTTTGACGTTGAGCCCGCTATGATCGGGGTTTGCTGAACCTTGACGTCATTTCGCCAGCGTTGCGCTGCGATGAAAGAAATATCTGGTAATGCGACGAAGGGTCACATCAACCCTGAAATCGGTAGAAATTTTATGCACTGCCTGATGATCTAAGCTCTCTCTGCCACTGGCGAGAGTGGATCGATCAGGCGGCCCGGCCCATCAGCTGCTGCATGTCGCGCAGCCAAAGGCCACTCGGACGCTTGCTGGAAGGGCGTTCGGGCAAACATCGGCGGGGCGATGCGTCACCTCGTCAATCAAATAGCCCAAGGCTCTGGAATACACATGTCGGACCGTTTCGAACTTTATCTCACCTGCCCCAAAGGCCTGGAAGGCCTGCTTGCCGAAGAGGCCAAGGCCCTGGGCCTTGACGATGTGCGCGAGCACACCTCGGCCATCCGCGGCGCGGCCGACATGGAAACCGCCTACCGCCTGTGCCTCTGGTCGCGCCTTGCCAACCGCGTGCTGTTGGTGCTCAAGCGCTTCAACATGAAAAACGCCGACGACCTCTACGACGGTGTGAACGCTGTCGACTGGGCCGATCACCTGGCGGCCGACGGTACTCTGGC harbors:
- a CDS encoding quinone-dependent dihydroorotate dehydrogenase, giving the protein MYTLARQLLFKLSPETSHDLSLDLIGAGGRLGLNGVLCKQPAALPVSVMGLNFANPVGLAAGLDKNGAAIDGFAQLGFGFVEIGTVTPRAQPGNPKPRLFRLPEATAIINRMGFNNLGVDHLLERVRAARYSGVLGINIGKNFDTPVERAVDDYLICLNKVYGHASYITVNISSPNTPGLRSLQFGDSLKQLLDALAERREQLAGEHGKRVPLAIKIAPDMSDEETALVAATLMESGMDAVIATNTTMGREGVENLPYGGEAGGLSGAPVLEKSTHIVKVLSAELNGKMPIIAAGGITEGRHAAEKIAAGASLVQIYSGFIYKGPALIREAVDAIAAMPRA
- the rmf gene encoding ribosome modulation factor, which encodes MRRLKRDPLERAYSRGYQYGVTGKSRELCPFNLPSVRQAWINGWREGRGDNWDGMTGTAGIHRLNENHAVG